One genomic segment of Bradyrhizobium diazoefficiens includes these proteins:
- a CDS encoding outer membrane beta-barrel protein: MRSGVLSWNAATVALVASGAVNSAYLKPAVKPPPVLWSWTGGYFGAHVGGGYGRTSFTDPYGPSLYGDLVDTPVFLLGGQIGYNWQKDRWVFGVEVDASGAASDGTNTCLAVSGSVVSATCNASPNVFVTGTGRLGYGFGSQGHTLAYLKGGVAWQHNQGDVVNNQEFSWAPQNATHFEYGRVGGTIGAGVEQAITPAWSVGLEYDYLWFGGPGVATPPTARLPLATVPANITHPTSSYHIGKISLNYHFDADPRMPAWFDRPLYGATPPVSAPPVAFTRGWSQESGTRFWLSRGKFQWGFGSELASRLTYHKLDGISGELFERVDSPWGIFLKGNIGVGRFNSGNVNDEDWGAGFAYSNTTSGQANGRFMYYTADAGYDFLRGTAFKVGGFMGWTYYGQNSDTTGCTQIASSPPCRQAVGGKMVIGSQDTDWNALRIGLSAETTLLDRWRVSADVAYLPWTNFQGRDNHLLRDLTFFSDQRGSGGGGVQVEGTLSYFLTNNFSVGIGARYWAMWTQKHSKILPNEAQREDSSPVALGVFPANYRMERWGTFLQASYNFD, encoded by the coding sequence ATGCGATCTGGAGTTCTTTCTTGGAATGCAGCAACAGTTGCGCTCGTTGCAAGCGGTGCGGTCAATTCGGCATATCTTAAGCCGGCAGTAAAACCCCCACCGGTGCTGTGGAGCTGGACCGGAGGATATTTCGGCGCGCACGTCGGCGGGGGCTATGGCCGGACATCATTCACGGATCCGTACGGTCCGTCACTCTATGGGGACCTCGTCGATACGCCAGTGTTCCTGCTGGGAGGTCAGATCGGTTACAATTGGCAGAAGGACCGCTGGGTCTTTGGCGTTGAAGTGGATGCCAGTGGCGCTGCGTCGGACGGTACCAACACTTGTCTTGCCGTTTCCGGGTCTGTTGTGAGCGCAACCTGCAATGCGAGTCCAAACGTCTTTGTCACCGGCACCGGGCGCCTCGGTTACGGATTCGGCTCGCAGGGACATACGCTGGCTTATCTCAAGGGAGGTGTGGCCTGGCAACACAATCAGGGCGATGTCGTCAACAACCAGGAATTTAGCTGGGCGCCACAGAATGCAACTCATTTCGAGTATGGTCGGGTCGGCGGCACAATCGGCGCCGGCGTCGAGCAGGCGATTACGCCTGCATGGTCCGTTGGACTTGAGTACGATTATCTGTGGTTTGGTGGACCAGGTGTGGCAACCCCTCCGACCGCAAGGCTTCCGTTGGCAACCGTCCCAGCCAACATCACCCACCCGACCAGCAGCTATCATATCGGCAAAATTAGCCTAAACTACCATTTTGATGCCGACCCACGGATGCCGGCATGGTTCGACCGGCCGCTATACGGGGCGACGCCGCCCGTCAGCGCGCCGCCGGTTGCCTTCACTCGGGGTTGGTCGCAGGAAAGCGGCACACGCTTCTGGCTGAGTCGCGGAAAGTTTCAATGGGGCTTCGGGAGCGAGCTCGCATCAAGGCTCACCTATCACAAGCTGGATGGGATCTCCGGTGAGTTGTTCGAACGTGTGGACAGCCCATGGGGGATATTCCTGAAGGGCAATATCGGCGTCGGCCGCTTCAACAGCGGAAATGTGAACGATGAAGATTGGGGCGCGGGCTTCGCCTACTCCAACACGACATCGGGCCAGGCGAACGGAAGATTCATGTACTACACGGCCGATGCGGGTTACGATTTCTTGCGCGGTACCGCCTTCAAAGTCGGCGGGTTCATGGGCTGGACCTACTACGGCCAGAACTCTGACACGACAGGATGCACGCAGATCGCTTCCTCACCGCCATGCCGTCAAGCAGTTGGCGGAAAGATGGTCATCGGCAGCCAAGACACTGATTGGAATGCGCTGCGCATCGGTCTGAGTGCTGAAACCACGTTGCTCGACCGCTGGCGCGTCAGCGCCGATGTTGCTTACCTGCCCTGGACAAACTTCCAGGGCCGTGACAATCATCTGTTGCGAGACTTGACGTTCTTCAGCGATCAACGCGGGAGCGGTGGCGGTGGTGTGCAGGTAGAAGGTACTCTCTCATATTTCCTCACCAACAATTTCAGCGTCGGTATCGGCGCCCGATATTGGGCCATGTGGACTCAAAAACATAGCAAGATACTCCCCAATGAAGCCCAACGGGAGGACAGCTCTCCTGTTGCCTTGGGGGTCTTTCCTGCGAACTATCGCATGGAGCGATGGGGCACGTTCCTGCAGGCCTCCTACAACTTTGATTGA
- a CDS encoding MATE family efflux transporter has product MVVESVRDVMANKKNIDLSDPNLSGLILRLAIPSIVGLSINALQQAVNAIFVGALGAQAIAAVSMTLPVVVLLTAVGQGIGVGTASFISRHLGAGEYLEASRGASTALALAAPIGIMLTVVLLLNLRRIFVTLGATPTIMPVVLDYAATLLFGYTLMLLNIVNGFIVRAEGNTRFSMWTMMTAFILNAVLDPAFIFLLGLGVRGAALATLVSQIAAISLYIAHFSKLRGIVLVKLSYISLRTSRIRKIASIGAPATMTGILSAIASMLLYGAAAPFGDDCIAAIGIGVRLLTIGALPITGFCMGSQAVLGFGWGARDLPRVLKAAKLMLSMSVALSAAYSAAVVSFARPLVKLFSDSENVTEIAVLTCVVFHLFFWLFGIESFVTSMLQSFGRARLSVVVPLARHCYFFIPAVLLLPLISGFNGLLASQATAELGAGMVATLVMFQQFAELRRSLRHPTSAAIAN; this is encoded by the coding sequence GTGGTCGTCGAAAGCGTTCGAGATGTGATGGCAAACAAGAAGAACATCGATCTATCGGATCCCAACCTGTCGGGCCTTATCCTGCGGCTTGCGATTCCGTCTATTGTTGGCCTATCGATCAACGCGCTACAGCAGGCCGTCAATGCGATCTTTGTTGGCGCACTTGGCGCGCAAGCGATCGCAGCTGTCAGCATGACCTTGCCTGTCGTCGTCCTGCTGACGGCAGTCGGTCAGGGTATCGGTGTTGGAACAGCCTCGTTCATATCTCGCCATCTTGGTGCTGGTGAGTACCTGGAGGCGAGTAGAGGGGCGAGTACTGCACTGGCTCTGGCCGCTCCGATCGGTATCATGCTTACGGTTGTTCTCCTGCTAAACTTGCGACGGATCTTCGTAACGCTCGGGGCAACTCCAACTATCATGCCCGTGGTGCTCGACTATGCGGCGACGCTTTTGTTCGGGTACACCCTGATGCTTCTAAACATCGTCAACGGCTTCATCGTGAGGGCCGAGGGCAACACACGCTTCAGCATGTGGACGATGATGACCGCCTTCATCCTGAACGCCGTGCTCGATCCGGCCTTCATCTTCTTGCTGGGCCTCGGTGTGCGAGGCGCAGCCCTCGCAACACTGGTATCTCAGATCGCTGCCATTAGCCTCTATATCGCGCATTTTTCGAAGCTGCGCGGGATAGTCCTCGTCAAGCTGTCTTACATCTCGTTGCGAACAAGTCGCATCAGGAAGATCGCGTCTATTGGAGCGCCTGCGACCATGACGGGCATCTTATCTGCCATTGCGTCTATGCTCTTGTACGGAGCTGCTGCGCCATTCGGGGACGATTGCATCGCGGCGATAGGGATAGGTGTGCGATTGCTGACCATCGGCGCACTGCCTATCACCGGCTTTTGTATGGGCTCTCAAGCTGTTCTGGGTTTCGGTTGGGGCGCACGCGATCTGCCTCGCGTATTGAAGGCCGCAAAGCTCATGCTTTCCATGAGTGTCGCACTTTCGGCTGCATATTCTGCGGCCGTTGTGAGCTTTGCCCGACCTTTGGTCAAGCTGTTCAGCGATAGCGAGAACGTCACGGAAATTGCCGTCTTGACCTGTGTCGTCTTCCATCTCTTTTTTTGGCTTTTTGGTATTGAGAGTTTCGTGACGTCGATGCTTCAGTCCTTCGGGAGAGCACGCCTTAGTGTGGTTGTGCCCTTGGCGAGGCACTGCTATTTCTTCATACCGGCCGTACTGTTGTTACCACTAATATCGGGCTTTAACGGACTGTTGGCCAGTCAGGCAACCGCTGAGCTGGGCGCCGGAATGGTCGCGACGCTTGTGATGTTCCAGCAGTTTGCTGAGCTCAGACGATCGCTCCGACATCCCACCTCAGCTGCGATCGCGAATTGA
- a CDS encoding non-ribosomal peptide synthetase, whose protein sequence is MERQAIEATTSIDRIARSDPERIALRSGADELTYEALRLRSDALARRLREHGGRGAVVGYWGERGLDWATAVVAILKAGSTYLPLDPSLPASRTSFIIEQSRCALIIGPDQQHSLNLLQSRSEGTIQFMPIEAELRERQPSSFVPSSSADGHAYILFTSGSTGQPKGAMIGRAALNNHLAAKIDALTLTRMDCIAETASHCFDISLWQLLAGLCVGASIAIIDDATLKSPVSLLKAIQGYGVTVAQFVPSMLAVFVEYLQRLAAAERALDRLRIISTVGEPLTPGLARAWLTLYPQIPILNHYGPTECADGVTHNLVSVPPAVADTYVPIGKPIANLQVYITDGSRLCDTGEVGEICVSGVGVATGYVNDHIRTKDAFGPNPFSNDPPFGRLYRTGDLGRVRSDGLLECLGRRDRQVKIRGHRIELGEIEARLSAHHLVRGAVAVASVCAGVKLTARDITSAEGDTGSRRIVAYVSAPAEVTQCELLDFLAETLPTYMLPERIIHVGGIPRTRNGKVDFGALPDPTSVRPAMPTPFEGPRTELEAKLCQIWSGVLGIENIGVNDPFISLGGDSLRAMLILGQLQTEFGVRTDFRLVLNGTIRSLAASISTRGASKPCIGPAYGKLTRSPLTRVQEHLWFLSQLDPSAKNYIIQGGLRIRGIIDLAGFNRAWTDVVRFHQALSARFIDEDGPVQLFDAPQCENLELADASHLSAQEAEELIAELRRTELNGSFDLSQGNLFRGRMIRFGPDHHLILISAHEIIIDAWSISVLLRDLRQTYLHPAAPLPKNRASLSTYAVWEKQHAPPEALANQRSYWRRQIGDDPPVLSLGTGQARPQTNSHRGASHGVLLGSELSNRLREFARQHRCTPSTTLLACFKLLLRMYSGQDDVIVGIPHVVRDQAGSADIVGFFLNMLPIRSAIDVGQSFAVHALRIQGLVSDAIANAAYPFGWMVRDSRLCREAGRSPIFQVMFNMYSEAAEPAGQHELDLTFREYDTGYVKFDLTLYAQDQGDEIALQLAYAEDIFSSDLIGRMADNLRCLIAACVENPLAPVKDLSCLSATDVVMLDSLDGSAQSYSTECPIVEAFEQISASHRSQLAYFGDFGAITFGDLRERVTAVRSLLQASDVGAGDRVALLVDRSPDVAAVILAARALRSIVVPISPDYPRERIEDVLRDSQPKRLVHASAIDLGFDTPSISLLDLEGYGTSAHHSERIDTPSDGGIASLIYTSSSTGKAKGVLIPESAILNRLHWMWRSAPFDKSDVMVVQKSASLVASAWEYFGGLLRGVSTLILTREQLLDPDLLLSTLARCRATHLFASPSVLTGLIASQERQRRATSLRLVTCSAEPMPSSLPVRWRALFPDVPLWNFYGATECASNASIYKTSDADDGSSLVPVGHPIDNVKLYVLDDRLKRVPVGAAGELCIAGHCVSAGYWRDQERTDRCFVPNPYGDGQYSVLYRSGDIARISTSGLLEICGRSDNQIKVRGYRIELEEVEKALESHPAIAKAAVVAQGMDDHRHLIASLVPVRDRLCSEDLVAHLRHTLPSYMIPAAFRLVDSIPLTANGKIDRAHLLSIPYRDVGLGLSAEPRTRKERLLAGIWQDLLGAKWVGIGHSFFDIGGDSLLSVRCVTLARAAGLNLTVDQLYRTPTIRELAADGATVTHHTVTSADGSLPVIPAIASWKPLVGFDEHYNIGDLFFLPGGILDIPLLERALAHVMDRHEGLRLRIARTDDGLRLTIAASVAERLVEEVNLVGMTSLRQRKAIESISARRQHIFRFDGQTPLLNVTAFRTSESGDYYLLVLMHHFVADGIGYRLFLEALDSAYNAISSGQAVSSPENMQMLSSWLKRLEHYANREAPAELEYWEGIDYHQFNLDVSHTSSGGASFSDVTARELHYARLEGRKDDANCRFLWEDQAKHHLEIGKEATADLFNIAARSAHCKDIDVFLAAISGACGRVFGNYSLWIDSLTSTRGRLFEDIDPSQIIGHISELVPLSLSLAGTESRPDRAHSINRQRNVLPRRGIGFRGLKFLNRDPAVRSRIDRLPLPKIGLNYRAGLQRHFPRRLLTHEPSPIWIGEDMDEAAASHLFWFDVGYQAGALQIETRYDPTQIGYEVTQNFCTVLQQELLLTIDEFGGARDTVIHE, encoded by the coding sequence GTGGAACGTCAAGCGATCGAGGCGACCACGTCGATCGATCGCATTGCAAGATCGGATCCGGAGAGAATTGCGCTGAGGAGCGGCGCAGACGAACTCACTTACGAGGCGCTGCGACTAAGATCGGATGCCCTCGCAAGGAGGCTGCGAGAGCACGGCGGTCGGGGCGCTGTCGTCGGGTATTGGGGTGAGCGCGGCTTGGACTGGGCGACGGCGGTCGTCGCAATCTTGAAGGCCGGATCAACGTACCTACCGCTCGATCCATCGTTACCGGCTTCACGTACGTCGTTCATAATTGAGCAGAGTCGCTGTGCCCTCATTATTGGTCCCGACCAGCAGCATTCGCTCAATCTGCTCCAGTCGAGGAGCGAAGGCACCATCCAATTCATGCCGATAGAGGCGGAGCTGCGTGAGCGCCAGCCGTCGTCCTTCGTCCCATCATCGAGCGCGGATGGACACGCCTACATTCTGTTTACGTCTGGTTCAACGGGCCAGCCTAAAGGCGCAATGATTGGGCGTGCAGCCCTCAACAATCATTTGGCGGCAAAAATTGATGCCCTGACCCTCACTCGAATGGATTGCATTGCCGAGACGGCATCGCATTGTTTTGACATCTCGCTGTGGCAGCTTCTGGCAGGGCTTTGCGTCGGAGCCAGTATCGCGATCATTGATGATGCGACACTGAAATCGCCAGTATCTCTTCTCAAAGCAATTCAAGGGTACGGCGTGACGGTTGCTCAATTCGTCCCGTCAATGCTTGCAGTATTTGTTGAATATCTGCAGCGCCTTGCGGCGGCTGAGCGAGCTCTGGACAGGTTGCGGATTATTTCCACGGTTGGAGAACCCCTAACACCCGGGCTGGCGCGCGCCTGGCTTACGCTATATCCGCAGATCCCCATTCTAAACCACTACGGGCCGACCGAGTGCGCCGACGGCGTTACGCACAATCTGGTTTCCGTACCTCCCGCGGTGGCGGACACTTATGTGCCGATCGGCAAGCCGATTGCGAACCTTCAGGTCTATATCACCGATGGATCTCGTCTGTGCGACACGGGAGAGGTCGGCGAAATCTGCGTTAGCGGTGTTGGTGTCGCCACTGGTTACGTCAATGACCACATCCGCACCAAGGATGCCTTTGGGCCAAACCCATTCTCGAACGACCCGCCGTTCGGGCGCCTATACAGGACAGGTGATCTTGGGCGCGTTCGTTCCGATGGCCTTTTGGAATGTCTTGGTCGACGGGACCGTCAGGTCAAAATCCGCGGGCACAGAATTGAGCTGGGAGAAATCGAGGCGCGGCTCTCCGCTCATCACTTGGTACGTGGCGCTGTCGCGGTGGCGTCCGTCTGCGCAGGCGTAAAGCTTACGGCGCGAGACATAACCAGTGCCGAGGGGGACACTGGATCGAGACGAATCGTCGCGTATGTGTCAGCCCCGGCTGAAGTGACGCAATGCGAGCTTTTGGACTTTCTTGCCGAAACGCTTCCCACCTACATGCTCCCAGAAAGGATTATCCACGTCGGCGGTATTCCACGGACCAGAAACGGAAAGGTCGATTTTGGAGCATTGCCGGACCCGACCAGTGTTCGCCCTGCAATGCCGACGCCATTCGAGGGGCCGCGAACAGAGCTTGAAGCCAAGCTGTGTCAAATCTGGTCAGGCGTTCTGGGCATTGAGAACATTGGTGTGAATGATCCCTTCATAAGCCTCGGTGGAGACTCGCTACGGGCTATGCTCATATTGGGCCAATTGCAGACCGAATTCGGAGTGAGAACGGATTTCAGGCTCGTCCTGAATGGAACGATCCGATCTCTTGCGGCTTCGATCTCGACCCGAGGCGCGTCCAAACCATGCATAGGCCCCGCATACGGAAAGCTTACGCGATCGCCTCTGACGCGAGTTCAGGAACACCTGTGGTTTCTCTCCCAGCTCGATCCGTCTGCCAAGAACTACATCATTCAAGGCGGCCTGCGAATAAGAGGCATCATCGATCTGGCCGGGTTCAATCGCGCCTGGACCGATGTCGTTCGCTTCCATCAGGCCCTTTCTGCACGCTTTATCGACGAGGATGGTCCGGTCCAGCTCTTTGATGCTCCGCAATGTGAAAATCTTGAATTGGCTGATGCATCTCATCTGTCGGCGCAGGAAGCTGAGGAGCTGATCGCAGAGTTGCGGCGAACAGAGCTGAACGGCAGCTTTGATCTCAGCCAGGGCAATCTGTTTCGCGGGCGCATGATCCGTTTTGGCCCTGACCACCATCTGATACTGATCAGCGCTCACGAAATTATCATAGATGCCTGGTCGATCTCTGTTCTGCTCAGAGACCTTCGACAAACGTACCTACATCCCGCGGCGCCTTTGCCAAAGAACCGCGCCTCACTTTCGACCTACGCGGTCTGGGAAAAGCAGCACGCGCCTCCAGAGGCGCTGGCCAACCAACGCAGCTATTGGCGCCGCCAGATTGGTGATGATCCGCCGGTGCTTTCGCTTGGAACAGGACAGGCGCGGCCGCAGACAAACTCTCACCGCGGCGCCTCGCATGGCGTGCTGCTCGGCAGCGAGCTCTCCAATCGGTTACGGGAGTTTGCGCGCCAACACAGGTGCACCCCGTCGACAACCCTCCTCGCGTGCTTCAAGCTGCTTCTGCGGATGTATAGCGGTCAAGACGACGTTATCGTCGGCATACCGCACGTCGTACGGGATCAAGCCGGCAGTGCCGACATTGTCGGCTTTTTCCTGAATATGCTGCCAATCCGCTCCGCGATCGATGTCGGTCAGTCCTTTGCGGTTCATGCCTTGCGCATCCAGGGCCTGGTCAGCGATGCCATCGCAAATGCGGCATATCCGTTCGGCTGGATGGTAAGGGATAGTCGGCTGTGTCGTGAAGCGGGACGATCGCCGATCTTCCAGGTCATGTTCAACATGTATTCCGAGGCTGCGGAGCCGGCTGGTCAGCATGAGCTCGATCTGACATTCCGCGAATACGACACCGGCTATGTAAAATTCGATCTGACCTTGTACGCACAAGATCAGGGCGATGAAATTGCGCTGCAGCTAGCATATGCAGAAGACATATTTTCCAGCGATCTCATCGGCCGTATGGCTGATAATCTGCGCTGTCTGATTGCAGCCTGCGTCGAGAATCCGCTTGCGCCCGTTAAGGATCTGAGCTGCCTCAGCGCGACGGATGTCGTTATGCTGGACTCGCTGGATGGCTCGGCGCAGTCATACTCGACTGAATGTCCGATTGTCGAAGCGTTCGAGCAGATCAGCGCCTCACATCGCAGCCAGCTGGCATATTTTGGTGATTTCGGTGCGATCACATTCGGCGATCTGCGTGAGCGCGTAACAGCAGTCCGGTCGCTACTGCAGGCGTCTGACGTCGGCGCCGGCGATAGGGTCGCCTTGCTGGTCGACCGGTCGCCTGACGTGGCCGCTGTTATTCTCGCGGCACGAGCCTTGCGGTCTATCGTTGTCCCTATATCGCCGGATTATCCACGTGAACGGATCGAAGATGTCCTGCGAGATAGTCAGCCAAAGCGTCTGGTTCACGCAAGTGCCATTGACCTTGGCTTTGACACTCCGTCGATTTCTTTGTTGGACCTAGAAGGGTACGGCACGTCCGCGCACCATTCTGAGCGCATCGACACACCGTCAGATGGAGGAATTGCGAGCCTTATATACACCTCGTCCTCAACCGGAAAGGCGAAGGGGGTCCTGATACCGGAATCGGCAATTCTCAATCGGCTGCACTGGATGTGGCGAAGCGCTCCCTTCGACAAGTCCGACGTAATGGTTGTCCAGAAGTCCGCATCACTTGTTGCGTCGGCTTGGGAATACTTCGGGGGGCTTCTGAGAGGTGTGTCTACGCTGATCCTGACCCGGGAGCAGTTGCTGGATCCAGATCTGCTGTTGAGCACGTTGGCGAGATGTCGCGCGACGCATTTATTTGCTTCGCCGTCGGTCCTGACCGGCCTCATTGCTTCCCAAGAACGGCAGCGGCGCGCCACCTCCCTACGGCTGGTCACATGCAGCGCTGAACCGATGCCGTCCTCGCTCCCGGTTCGCTGGCGTGCGCTTTTCCCGGATGTGCCGTTGTGGAATTTCTATGGCGCTACGGAATGTGCCTCCAATGCCTCGATCTACAAAACATCGGATGCCGACGACGGCTCGTCGCTCGTCCCGGTTGGGCATCCAATCGATAACGTCAAACTCTACGTGCTCGATGATAGATTGAAGAGAGTCCCTGTCGGAGCCGCCGGCGAACTCTGCATCGCGGGACACTGCGTGAGCGCCGGCTACTGGCGGGATCAGGAACGGACAGACCGTTGTTTCGTGCCGAATCCTTATGGTGACGGACAATACAGCGTTCTTTATCGAAGTGGTGATATCGCACGGATCTCAACCAGCGGCCTTCTCGAGATTTGCGGCCGATCCGACAACCAGATCAAAGTACGGGGCTATCGCATTGAGCTGGAGGAAGTCGAAAAGGCCCTTGAATCTCATCCGGCAATCGCAAAGGCCGCGGTCGTCGCGCAAGGTATGGATGACCATCGTCACTTGATCGCGAGCCTGGTTCCCGTGCGGGACAGGCTATGCTCTGAGGATCTTGTCGCCCACCTGCGCCACACATTGCCGTCCTACATGATTCCCGCCGCCTTTCGTTTGGTTGACAGTATCCCCCTTACGGCGAACGGAAAGATAGATCGTGCTCACCTGTTGTCCATTCCTTACCGCGACGTCGGGCTTGGTCTGTCTGCTGAGCCCCGTACGAGGAAGGAGCGTCTTCTTGCCGGGATCTGGCAGGATCTACTGGGCGCGAAGTGGGTTGGAATTGGCCACAGCTTCTTTGATATCGGTGGAGACTCTCTTCTAAGCGTGCGCTGCGTCACGCTGGCGCGCGCAGCCGGGCTGAATCTTACTGTTGACCAACTCTATCGAACCCCGACCATTAGGGAATTGGCGGCAGATGGAGCGACGGTTACACACCATACCGTCACTTCCGCGGATGGCTCGTTGCCAGTTATCCCCGCGATCGCATCTTGGAAGCCTCTTGTCGGCTTCGATGAGCACTACAACATAGGCGATCTGTTCTTTCTGCCCGGCGGGATCCTGGATATCCCGCTGCTGGAGCGCGCCCTTGCCCATGTTATGGATAGGCACGAAGGCCTCAGGCTCCGTATCGCCCGAACCGACGATGGCCTACGTCTGACGATCGCAGCTTCGGTGGCCGAACGCCTCGTGGAGGAGGTCAATCTCGTCGGAATGACCAGCCTGCGGCAGCGTAAGGCAATCGAGAGCATCTCAGCAAGACGTCAACATATTTTTCGTTTTGACGGCCAGACTCCTCTTCTTAACGTCACAGCCTTCCGCACATCGGAAAGCGGCGATTACTATCTGCTGGTCCTGATGCATCATTTCGTTGCGGACGGGATAGGCTATCGATTGTTCCTGGAAGCATTGGATTCGGCCTACAACGCGATTAGCTCAGGCCAGGCCGTGAGTAGTCCCGAGAACATGCAGATGCTCTCTTCATGGCTAAAGCGCCTTGAGCACTACGCGAACCGCGAAGCGCCAGCCGAACTCGAATACTGGGAGGGGATCGACTACCATCAGTTCAATTTGGACGTCAGCCACACCTCATCGGGCGGCGCGAGCTTTTCGGACGTGACCGCTAGAGAGCTGCATTATGCACGCCTTGAAGGCCGCAAGGATGACGCGAATTGCCGATTCCTTTGGGAAGATCAGGCGAAGCATCATCTGGAGATTGGCAAAGAAGCGACAGCTGATCTCTTCAATATTGCAGCCAGATCGGCGCATTGTAAGGACATCGACGTATTTCTTGCGGCCATATCCGGCGCCTGTGGACGTGTTTTCGGCAACTATTCGCTCTGGATTGATAGCCTTACCTCGACCCGAGGTCGGCTGTTTGAAGATATTGATCCATCGCAGATCATTGGCCACATCAGCGAACTCGTTCCGCTTTCCTTGAGTCTCGCCGGAACGGAGTCCCGTCCCGATCGGGCTCATTCAATAAATCGCCAGCGCAATGTCCTGCCGCGCAGGGGAATAGGGTTCCGGGGCTTGAAATTCCTAAACCGAGATCCAGCCGTGCGGAGCCGGATCGATCGTCTGCCCTTACCCAAAATTGGACTGAATTATCGAGCGGGTTTGCAGCGCCATTTTCCGCGCCGCCTCCTGACCCATGAGCCGTCTCCAATCTGGATCGGCGAAGACATGGATGAAGCGGCCGCGAGTCACCTCTTCTGGTTCGATGTTGGATATCAAGCTGGCGCTCTACAAATTGAAACAAGGTATGACCCAACCCAGATCGGTTATGAGGTGACTCAAAACTTTTGCACCGTGTTGCAGCAGGAGCTGTTGCTGACGATCGACGAATTCGGAGGAGCCCGCGACACTGTCATCCATGAATGA
- the speD gene encoding adenosylmethionine decarboxylase, whose product MIIDSDQEVPPPLATGATHMLIELWGAKNLDDPDIAEDAIRKAIDAASATLLHLHVHKFCPGDGVSAIALLAESHMTLHTWPERSYAAVDVFVCGDSNPASAVPVLVEAFQPERSDVRSFRRGVSIKPTG is encoded by the coding sequence ATGATTATTGATAGCGACCAAGAAGTACCACCGCCTCTGGCCACCGGCGCGACGCATATGCTTATCGAGCTATGGGGAGCGAAAAACCTGGACGATCCGGACATTGCGGAAGACGCAATCCGAAAAGCCATCGATGCGGCGAGTGCAACATTACTCCACCTTCATGTTCATAAATTTTGTCCAGGCGACGGCGTCTCGGCAATAGCCTTGTTGGCTGAATCGCACATGACCTTACATACTTGGCCTGAGAGGTCCTACGCGGCCGTTGATGTTTTCGTATGTGGCGACAGCAATCCTGCGAGCGCCGTGCCAGTTCTGGTTGAGGCTTTTCAGCCCGAACGGTCGGACGTTCGCAGCTTCCGAAGAGGTGTGTCAATCAAGCCAACCGGCTGA